The proteins below come from a single Sphingomonas carotinifaciens genomic window:
- a CDS encoding [protein-PII] uridylyltransferase — MSSRFETLSHRRAIVDRRALADRIAALGPLHGAEGRKRMTPVLKEALEAGRAEVSRRLIAYPSRGLEAAAGQAYLVDQILRVLFDATTQGLYPLHNPTAAERLTLIAVGGYGRGEMAPHSDVDIGFLTPWKQTPHAEQVIESMLYSLWDLGLKVGHSSRSVDEMIRQARSDITVRTALLESRLICGDAGLYEEACRRFKAEIQKDTHRQFIADKLAERDARHRKMGDTRYVVEPNVKEGKGGLRDLHALFWIGKYVHDVQRATDLVDAGLFTRQEYRQFHRADNFLWAVRCHLHDITGRAEDRLTFDVQRQIAERMRYADRPGKPRVERFMQFYFLQAKTVGALTGVFLAHLDERFAARGHRFGLPTIRRRPRRLNGFVLDRGRLALPHDGFFAEDPVRLIEVFQLADRYELEVHPLAMRAAARDAKLADEIRNDPRANALFLDVLTSPRDPELVLRWMNEAGVFGRFVPDFGRVVAQMQFDMYHHYTVDEHTIRAIGLLSRIERGRLREDHPLASTVAEQILSRRVLFVAVLLHDIAKGRGGDHSILGAGVAQRLCPRLGLSAAETETVAWLVRWHLLMSATAFKRDLSDFKTILDFCETVQSPERLRLLLVLTVVDIRAVGPGTWNSWKRQLLSDLYEAAEEVLRLGHKQRGRGERIAAKQARLADALGWTQENFHGHVRRLPEAYWIAEPDDVLAINARQMAKAGDAQLSIEAAVDPDRGATLVSIYAADHPGLFYRIAGAIHVAGGNVIDARIHTTRDGMAIDNFLVQDPLGRPFDDPGQLARLNRAIEDALANRGKLADRLVAKPAPRPRAEAFDLQPNVLIDNRASNRFTVVEVHARDRPALLNRLAHALFQSKVTIHSAHVATYGERAVDVFYLTDLTGDRIVAPARLKTLEKRLLGAATGETMELAA, encoded by the coding sequence ATGTCGAGCCGCTTCGAAACACTGTCCCACCGCCGCGCCATCGTCGATCGCCGGGCGCTGGCCGACCGGATTGCCGCGCTGGGGCCCCTGCACGGGGCCGAGGGGCGCAAGCGGATGACGCCGGTGCTGAAGGAGGCGCTGGAGGCTGGGCGGGCGGAGGTGTCGCGGCGCCTGATCGCCTATCCGTCGCGCGGGCTGGAGGCGGCGGCTGGGCAGGCCTATCTGGTCGACCAGATCTTGCGCGTGCTGTTCGATGCGACGACGCAGGGTCTTTATCCGCTCCACAACCCCACCGCCGCCGAACGGCTGACCCTGATCGCGGTCGGCGGCTATGGCCGGGGCGAGATGGCGCCGCACTCGGACGTGGATATCGGCTTCCTCACCCCGTGGAAGCAGACCCCGCATGCCGAGCAGGTCATCGAATCGATGCTCTATTCGCTCTGGGACCTGGGGCTGAAGGTCGGCCATTCCAGCCGCTCGGTGGACGAGATGATCCGCCAGGCGCGCAGCGACATCACGGTTCGCACCGCCCTGCTCGAATCACGGCTGATCTGCGGCGACGCGGGGCTGTACGAAGAGGCCTGCCGCCGCTTCAAGGCGGAGATCCAGAAGGACACCCACCGCCAGTTCATCGCCGACAAGCTGGCCGAGCGCGATGCGCGCCACCGCAAGATGGGCGACACGCGCTACGTGGTCGAACCCAATGTGAAGGAGGGCAAGGGCGGCCTGCGCGACCTCCATGCGCTGTTCTGGATCGGCAAATACGTCCATGACGTGCAGCGCGCGACCGATCTGGTCGATGCCGGGCTGTTCACGCGGCAGGAATATCGCCAGTTCCACCGTGCCGACAATTTCCTGTGGGCGGTGCGCTGCCACCTGCACGACATCACCGGCCGCGCCGAGGACCGGCTGACCTTCGACGTGCAGCGCCAGATCGCCGAGCGGATGCGCTATGCCGATCGCCCCGGTAAGCCGCGCGTCGAGCGCTTCATGCAATTCTACTTCCTGCAGGCCAAGACGGTGGGCGCGCTGACCGGCGTCTTCCTGGCGCATCTGGACGAGCGGTTCGCGGCGCGCGGCCACCGCTTCGGCCTTCCCACCATCCGCCGCCGCCCCCGCCGCCTGAACGGCTTCGTCCTCGACCGCGGCCGGCTCGCCCTGCCGCATGACGGCTTCTTCGCCGAGGACCCGGTGCGCCTGATCGAGGTCTTCCAGCTTGCCGACCGTTACGAACTGGAGGTGCATCCGCTGGCGATGCGCGCCGCCGCGCGCGACGCCAAGCTGGCCGACGAGATCCGCAACGACCCCCGCGCCAATGCGCTGTTCCTCGACGTGCTGACGTCCCCGCGCGATCCCGAACTGGTGCTGCGCTGGATGAACGAGGCGGGGGTGTTCGGCCGCTTCGTGCCCGATTTCGGCCGCGTCGTCGCGCAGATGCAGTTCGACATGTACCATCATTATACGGTGGACGAGCACACGATCCGCGCCATCGGCCTGTTGTCGCGGATCGAGCGCGGCCGGCTGCGCGAGGATCATCCGCTCGCCAGCACGGTGGCCGAACAGATCCTGTCGCGCCGCGTGCTGTTCGTCGCGGTGCTGCTCCACGACATCGCCAAGGGGCGCGGCGGCGACCATTCGATCCTGGGTGCAGGGGTCGCCCAGCGGCTGTGCCCGCGCCTGGGGCTGAGCGCGGCTGAGACGGAGACGGTCGCCTGGCTGGTTCGCTGGCACCTGCTGATGTCCGCCACCGCGTTCAAGCGGGACCTGTCGGACTTCAAGACGATCCTCGACTTTTGCGAAACCGTGCAAAGCCCGGAGCGGCTACGCCTGCTGCTCGTGCTGACCGTGGTCGACATCCGCGCCGTAGGCCCCGGCACCTGGAACAGCTGGAAGCGGCAATTGCTGTCCGACCTGTACGAGGCCGCCGAGGAGGTACTGCGCCTCGGTCACAAGCAGCGCGGGCGCGGCGAGCGCATCGCCGCCAAGCAGGCGCGGCTGGCCGACGCGCTCGGCTGGACGCAGGAAAATTTCCACGGCCATGTCCGGCGCCTGCCCGAGGCCTATTGGATCGCCGAGCCCGACGACGTGCTGGCGATCAACGCGCGGCAGATGGCCAAGGCCGGCGACGCGCAGCTGTCGATCGAGGCCGCGGTCGATCCCGATCGCGGCGCGACCCTGGTGTCGATCTACGCCGCCGACCATCCTGGCCTGTTCTACCGCATCGCCGGCGCAATCCACGTCGCGGGCGGCAACGTCATCGATGCGCGCATCCATACGACGCGCGACGGCATGGCGATCGACAATTTCCTGGTGCAGGATCCGCTGGGCCGCCCCTTCGACGATCCGGGGCAACTGGCCCGCCTGAACCGCGCGATCGAGGATGCGCTGGCCAATCGCGGCAAGCTGGCCGACCGGCTGGTCGCCAAGCCCGCTCCCCGCCCCCGCGCCGAGGCGTTCGACCTGCAACCCAATGTCCTGATCGACAATCGCGCGTCGAACCGCTTCACCGTGGTGGAGGTCCATGCCCGCGACCGGCCGGCGCTGCTCAACCGGCTGGCCCATGCGCTGTTCCAGTCCAAGGTCACGATCCATTCCGCGCACGTCGCCACCTATGGCGAGCGCGCGGTGGACGTATTCTACCTCACCGACCTGACCGGCGACCGCATCGTCGCACCCGCGCGCCTCAAGACGCTGGAAAAACGCCTGCTGGGTGCCGCCACCGGCGAGACCATGGAACTGGCGGCGTAA
- a CDS encoding tetratricopeptide repeat protein: MRNLLMTGVAAALFLPTAVSAQGVEGRVTKLESEMRAVQRKVFPNGAGQYLQPDITASQAPQTAAGVPATSAVADLSSRVTSLEEQLASLTGQIEQNGFRVRQLQEQFEAYKRATDNRLKLVEGGPAPIAPAGESAPLEGAAVSPPPARAAGGSTSAKPAAAAAAAATAAPAAVAGVEKPSTGDAAEDEYLYGYRLWSAKKYPEAEAQLKKVVATYPKSKRASYAQNLLGRSYLDAGKPSLASMAFYENYKKFPDGERAPDSLLYLGQALTKLNKPADACKVYDELSDVYGAKLSAAMKGQVEAGRSAAKCK, translated from the coding sequence ATGCGTAACCTGTTGATGACCGGCGTTGCCGCCGCGCTGTTCCTGCCCACGGCGGTATCCGCGCAAGGCGTGGAGGGCCGTGTGACCAAGCTGGAAAGCGAAATGCGCGCTGTCCAGCGCAAGGTGTTCCCGAACGGGGCGGGCCAGTATCTGCAACCCGACATCACCGCGTCGCAGGCGCCGCAGACGGCCGCCGGCGTGCCCGCGACCAGCGCGGTCGCCGATCTTTCGTCGCGCGTGACCTCGCTGGAAGAGCAGCTGGCGTCGCTGACTGGGCAGATCGAGCAGAACGGCTTTCGCGTGCGCCAGCTTCAGGAACAGTTCGAGGCGTATAAGCGCGCCACGGACAATCGCCTGAAGCTGGTAGAGGGCGGGCCGGCACCGATCGCGCCGGCGGGCGAAAGCGCGCCGCTGGAGGGCGCTGCGGTGTCGCCGCCGCCGGCCCGCGCGGCCGGCGGCAGCACGAGCGCCAAGCCGGCTGCGGCTGCGGCTGCGGCTGCGACCGCGGCGCCCGCTGCGGTGGCGGGGGTGGAGAAGCCCTCGACCGGCGACGCGGCAGAGGACGAGTATCTTTACGGATACCGCCTGTGGAGCGCGAAGAAATATCCGGAGGCCGAAGCGCAGCTGAAAAAGGTCGTCGCGACCTATCCGAAGAGCAAGCGCGCCAGCTATGCGCAGAACCTGCTTGGCCGGTCCTATCTTGATGCGGGTAAACCCAGCCTCGCCTCCATGGCCTTTTACGAGAATTACAAGAAATTTCCCGATGGCGAGCGGGCGCCCGACAGCCTGCTGTATCTGGGGCAGGCGCTGACCAAGCTGAACAAGCCGGCGGATGCGTGCAAGGTCTATGACGAGCTGTCGGACGTATACGGCGCCAAGCTGTCGGCGGCGATGAAGGGGCAGGTCGAGGCGGGACGTTCGGCGGCCAAATGTAAGTAG
- the ruvB gene encoding Holliday junction branch migration DNA helicase RuvB → MTDTDRLLSASRRPEDVDAALRPKHLDEFVGQQAARDNLRVFIQAARSRGDALDHVLFFGPPGLGKTTLAQIIAREMGVGFRATSGPVIAKSGDLAALLTNLEDGDVLFIDEIHRLQPAVEEVLYPAMEDRALDLMIGEGPSARSVRIDLPRFTLVGATTRQGLLTTPLRDRFGIPVRLQFYTVEELTRVVTRAARLLDLAIAEDGATEVARRSRGTPRIAGRLLRRVRDFATVAGHDVVDARAADQALNRLEVDALGLDAMDRRYLMMIADVYRGGPVGVETLAAGLSEPRDTIEEVIEPYLIQLGLVARTARGRVLNAGGWKHLGLNPPVGSQDGLFDLGG, encoded by the coding sequence GTGACCGACACCGACCGCCTTTTGTCCGCGAGCCGCCGTCCCGAGGATGTCGACGCCGCGCTGCGCCCCAAGCATCTCGACGAATTCGTCGGCCAGCAGGCCGCGCGCGACAATCTGCGCGTCTTCATCCAGGCGGCCCGGTCGCGGGGCGACGCGCTGGACCATGTGCTGTTCTTCGGTCCGCCGGGGCTGGGCAAGACGACGCTGGCGCAGATCATCGCACGCGAGATGGGGGTGGGCTTTCGCGCCACCTCCGGCCCGGTGATCGCCAAGTCGGGCGATCTGGCGGCGCTGCTCACCAATCTGGAAGACGGCGACGTGCTGTTCATCGACGAGATCCACCGGCTCCAGCCCGCGGTGGAGGAGGTGCTGTATCCGGCGATGGAGGACCGCGCGCTGGACCTGATGATCGGCGAGGGGCCGTCGGCCCGTTCGGTCCGCATCGACCTGCCGCGCTTCACGCTGGTCGGCGCCACCACGCGGCAGGGATTGCTGACCACGCCGCTGCGTGACCGGTTCGGCATTCCGGTGCGACTGCAATTCTATACGGTCGAGGAACTGACCCGCGTGGTGACGCGCGCGGCGCGGCTGCTCGACCTGGCCATTGCGGAGGACGGCGCGACCGAAGTCGCGCGCCGGTCGCGGGGCACGCCGCGCATCGCCGGCCGGCTGCTGCGCCGGGTGCGCGACTTCGCGACGGTGGCGGGGCATGACGTGGTCGATGCCCGCGCCGCCGATCAGGCGCTGAACCGGCTGGAGGTCGATGCGCTGGGGCTGGACGCGATGGATCGCCGCTATCTGATGATGATCGCCGACGTCTATCGCGGCGGCCCGGTCGGCGTGGAGACGCTGGCGGCTGGCCTGAGCGAACCGCGCGACACGATCGAGGAAGTGATCGAGCCCTATCTGATCCAGCTCGGCCTGGTCGCGCGCACCGCGCGCGGGCGCGTGCTGAATGCCGGGGGATGGAAGCATCTGGGCCTCAATCCGCCGGTCGGCAGCCAGGACGGCCTGTTCGACCTGGGCGGATAA
- a CDS encoding oxidoreductase: MSDTPVWFITGCSTGFGRALAERVLARGWRVVATARDRARVADLSGDGDALLALDLDVTDAGQIAAAVDAAKTRFGRIDVLVNNAGYGYQAAIEEGVEEEIRAQFDANVFGLFALTRAVLPLMRHAGRGHILNITSVAGLAGFPASGYYAASKHAVEGWSDSLAAEVAPLGLHVTCVEPGPFRTDWAGRSLRQTPNRIAAYAETAGARMKSTSDISGQQAGDPVRAADAMIALTERADPPRHLVLGRWGHDAVVQRLRERLAEIESLRDEALATDFPDGG; the protein is encoded by the coding sequence ATGTCCGACACCCCCGTCTGGTTCATCACCGGCTGTTCCACCGGCTTCGGCCGTGCGCTGGCGGAACGCGTGCTCGCACGCGGATGGCGCGTCGTCGCCACCGCACGCGACCGCGCCCGCGTCGCCGATCTGTCGGGCGATGGCGACGCCCTGCTCGCCCTCGATCTCGATGTCACCGACGCCGGCCAGATCGCCGCCGCGGTGGACGCGGCGAAAACGCGCTTCGGCCGCATCGACGTGCTGGTGAACAATGCCGGCTATGGCTACCAGGCCGCGATCGAGGAGGGCGTGGAGGAGGAGATCCGCGCCCAGTTCGACGCCAACGTCTTCGGCCTGTTCGCTCTCACCCGCGCCGTCCTGCCCCTGATGCGCCACGCCGGCCGCGGCCACATCCTCAACATCACCTCCGTCGCCGGCCTAGCCGGCTTCCCCGCCTCCGGCTACTACGCCGCCAGCAAACACGCGGTGGAGGGCTGGTCCGATTCGCTCGCCGCCGAAGTCGCGCCGCTCGGCCTCCACGTCACCTGCGTCGAGCCCGGCCCGTTCCGCACCGACTGGGCCGGCCGCTCGCTGCGCCAGACGCCGAACCGCATCGCCGCCTATGCCGAGACGGCCGGTGCCCGCATGAAAAGCACCAGCGACATCAGCGGTCAGCAGGCCGGCGACCCGGTCCGCGCCGCCGACGCGATGATCGCGCTCACCGAACGCGCCGACCCGCCCCGCCACCTCGTCCTCGGCCGCTGGGGCCACGATGCGGTCGTCCAGCGCCTGCGCGAGCGGCTGGCCGAGATCGAGTCGCTGCGTGACGAAGCACTGGCCACCGACTTCCCCGACGGCGGCTGA
- a CDS encoding helix-turn-helix domain-containing protein yields MDEVNPGHDAAPAAPARAGDVLRAAREAQGLSLADVGARTRIPNRHLAAIEASDYQSLPSATYAMGFAKAYARAVGADEVAIAHSVRAEVDRIGRRQSDYVPHDIADPARVPPRGLAILGVGVALAVLVLVALWFGTELFHNRTATAPEAPEIAAPTPAAAPRTVTQPVPAVTTGQVTLVANDEVWLRVYDANNETLFLRTMKAGERFDVPTTAREPKINVGRPDKLTIMLNGKATPPLGDGSRPIKDVRVDAAAVGARLAGTPIPAAAPAPAAEPAPPRPLNAAAIPE; encoded by the coding sequence ATGGACGAGGTCAATCCGGGCCATGACGCCGCGCCCGCGGCACCCGCGCGCGCCGGAGACGTTCTGCGCGCCGCCCGCGAGGCGCAAGGGCTGTCCCTCGCGGATGTCGGCGCACGTACCCGCATTCCCAACCGCCATCTGGCGGCGATCGAGGCATCGGATTACCAGAGCCTGCCATCGGCCACCTATGCGATGGGCTTTGCCAAGGCCTATGCCCGCGCGGTCGGCGCGGACGAGGTGGCGATCGCCCATTCGGTGCGTGCCGAGGTGGACCGGATCGGCCGCCGCCAGAGCGACTATGTACCCCACGACATCGCCGACCCGGCCCGCGTGCCGCCGCGCGGCCTGGCGATCCTCGGCGTCGGCGTGGCGCTCGCGGTCCTCGTGCTGGTGGCGCTGTGGTTCGGCACCGAGCTGTTCCACAACCGCACCGCGACGGCGCCGGAGGCACCCGAAATCGCCGCGCCGACCCCGGCCGCCGCACCCAGGACGGTGACGCAGCCGGTGCCGGCCGTCACGACCGGGCAGGTGACGCTGGTCGCCAATGACGAGGTGTGGCTGCGCGTCTATGACGCCAACAACGAGACGCTGTTCCTGCGCACGATGAAGGCGGGCGAACGGTTCGACGTGCCGACCACCGCGCGCGAGCCCAAGATCAACGTCGGTCGCCCCGACAAGCTGACCATCATGCTGAACGGTAAGGCGACGCCGCCGCTGGGCGACGGATCGCGCCCGATCAAGGATGTGCGGGTCGATGCCGCCGCCGTCGGCGCACGGCTGGCCGGGACGCCGATCCCGGCCGCGGCTCCGGCGCCCGCCGCCGAGCCGGCGCCGCCGAGGCCACTGAACGCGGCGGCCATCCCGGAATAG
- a CDS encoding exopolysaccharide biosynthesis protein → MASDPHSIGDILDALDELADKQDRVSLGDVIEAFGNRSYGPFLLLPALVDISPVGSIPGLPTVLACVILLTAVQMVLGRKHLWLPGFLRNRSVKAETVRKTTKKARKPAGWADRWFHGRLPALTKGPFVRVAAVACILLACTVPPLELLPLATTAPMAAIATFGLALMVRDGLVMIVAIVLAGVAVAIGAGLLGSKIGG, encoded by the coding sequence ATGGCCAGTGATCCCCACAGCATCGGCGATATTCTCGACGCCCTGGATGAACTTGCGGACAAGCAGGACCGGGTTTCGCTCGGCGACGTGATCGAGGCTTTCGGCAACCGGTCCTATGGCCCCTTCCTGCTGTTGCCCGCGCTGGTCGACATATCACCGGTCGGGTCGATCCCCGGCCTGCCGACCGTCCTCGCCTGCGTGATCCTGTTGACCGCGGTGCAGATGGTGCTGGGGCGCAAGCATCTCTGGCTACCCGGCTTCCTGCGCAACCGCTCCGTCAAGGCCGAGACGGTCCGGAAAACCACGAAAAAGGCGCGCAAGCCCGCCGGCTGGGCGGACCGCTGGTTCCATGGTCGCCTGCCGGCACTCACCAAAGGGCCGTTCGTGCGGGTCGCGGCGGTGGCGTGCATCCTGCTCGCCTGTACGGTGCCGCCGCTGGAATTGCTGCCGCTGGCGACCACCGCGCCGATGGCGGCGATCGCCACCTTCGGCCTGGCATTGATGGTCCGCGACGGGCTGGTGATGATCGTCGCGATCGTGCTGGCCGGCGTCGCGGTCGCGATCGGCGCCGGCCTGCTGGGGTCGAAGATCGGCGGCTGA
- the ptsP gene encoding phosphoenolpyruvate--protein phosphotransferase, producing MPLSAAASAREILVRLHDVMASRAPAQSKLNQVVQIIGEAIGSEVCSIYLLREGVLELFATRGLAQEAVHVTKLAMGEGLVGTIAEDVEVLNLDEAASHPDFAYKPETGEDRFHSFAGVPIIRRERAVGVLAVQHSEPRRYQDVEIEALQTVAMVLSELISNAGLIDEGGQGAGRPQSTASQRLMGQKLVDGMGSGFAVFHQPRITIEHTVAEDTDAERHRVYAAFDKMREQIDRMAREAEFGVGGEHEEVIDTYKMFAYDEGWARRINEAIDSGLTAEAAIERVQQRTRQRMRQIDDPLLADRMHDLEDLSNRLLRIVSGQMGTAAQLGLRQDTILIARNLGPAELLEYDKRRLKGVVLEEGSLTAHVIIVARAMGVPVLGRVRDTRRLIAEGDRLLLDTIENNVFVRPSAAMEEAFDAKLTLRQKRRAAYAALRDVAPETKDGHRVTVMVNAGLRDDAAALDITGADGIGLFRTEFQFLVSASLPQRERQQRLYREVLEAAGERPVVFRTIDIGGDKALPYLNIEAGDEENPAMGWRALRLALERDGLMKAQARALLEAAGGRTLNVMFPMVSEAWEFDEARALFEAQRLFLSGRGKRMPNEIRYGAMLEVPALAEQLDLILPQVDFLSIGTNDLTQFLFAADRANPKLAERYDWLSPSILRFLRRVVEPARAAGVPVAVCGEMGGRPLEAMALIGVGIDRLSITPAAVGPVKAMVRSLDRTAIAAEMDRLLAHPPRDMRGVLGAWAATNGVELA from the coding sequence ATGCCCCTATCGGCCGCTGCCTCCGCCCGCGAAATCCTGGTCCGCCTGCACGACGTGATGGCGTCGCGGGCGCCCGCGCAATCCAAGCTGAACCAAGTCGTCCAGATCATCGGTGAGGCGATCGGGAGCGAGGTGTGTTCGATCTACCTGCTGCGCGAGGGCGTGCTGGAGCTGTTCGCGACGCGCGGGCTGGCGCAGGAGGCGGTGCACGTCACCAAGCTGGCGATGGGGGAAGGGCTGGTCGGCACGATCGCCGAAGATGTCGAGGTGCTGAACCTGGACGAAGCCGCCAGCCACCCCGATTTCGCCTACAAGCCAGAGACGGGCGAGGACCGTTTCCACAGTTTCGCCGGCGTGCCGATCATCCGGCGCGAGCGGGCGGTGGGCGTGCTGGCGGTGCAGCACAGCGAGCCGCGCCGGTATCAGGATGTCGAGATCGAAGCGTTGCAGACGGTGGCGATGGTGCTGTCCGAGCTGATCTCCAATGCCGGGCTGATCGACGAGGGCGGGCAGGGCGCCGGGCGTCCGCAGAGCACCGCGTCGCAGCGGCTGATGGGCCAGAAGCTGGTCGACGGCATGGGTTCGGGCTTTGCCGTCTTCCACCAGCCGCGCATCACCATCGAGCATACCGTGGCCGAGGACACCGATGCCGAGCGGCACCGCGTCTATGCCGCGTTCGACAAGATGCGCGAACAGATCGACCGCATGGCGCGCGAGGCCGAGTTCGGTGTCGGCGGCGAGCATGAGGAGGTGATCGATACCTACAAGATGTTCGCGTACGACGAGGGGTGGGCGCGACGGATCAACGAGGCGATCGACAGCGGTCTGACCGCGGAGGCGGCGATCGAGCGGGTGCAGCAGCGCACCCGCCAGCGCATGCGCCAGATCGACGATCCGCTGCTCGCCGACCGGATGCACGATCTGGAGGACCTGTCGAACCGGCTGCTGCGCATCGTGTCGGGTCAGATGGGGACGGCGGCGCAACTGGGTCTGCGCCAGGACACGATCCTGATCGCGCGCAACCTGGGGCCGGCCGAGCTGCTGGAATATGACAAGCGCCGCCTGAAGGGCGTGGTGCTGGAGGAAGGATCGCTGACCGCGCACGTCATCATCGTCGCGCGCGCGATGGGCGTGCCGGTGCTGGGCCGGGTGCGCGACACCCGCCGGCTGATCGCCGAGGGCGACCGGCTGCTGCTCGACACGATCGAGAACAACGTCTTCGTCCGGCCCTCCGCGGCGATGGAGGAAGCGTTCGATGCCAAGCTGACGCTCCGTCAGAAGCGCCGCGCCGCCTATGCCGCGCTGCGCGACGTGGCGCCGGAGACGAAAGACGGCCACCGGGTGACGGTGATGGTCAATGCCGGCCTGCGCGACGATGCCGCGGCGCTGGACATCACCGGTGCGGACGGGATCGGCCTGTTCCGGACCGAATTCCAGTTTCTCGTCTCCGCCTCGCTGCCGCAGCGCGAGCGGCAACAGCGGCTGTACCGCGAAGTGCTGGAAGCGGCGGGCGAGCGCCCGGTGGTGTTCCGCACGATCGATATCGGCGGCGACAAGGCGCTGCCCTATCTCAACATCGAGGCGGGCGACGAGGAGAATCCGGCGATGGGCTGGCGCGCGCTGCGCCTCGCGCTGGAACGCGACGGCCTGATGAAGGCGCAGGCGCGTGCGCTGCTGGAGGCGGCGGGCGGGCGCACGCTGAACGTGATGTTCCCGATGGTGTCCGAGGCATGGGAGTTCGACGAGGCACGCGCGCTGTTCGAGGCGCAGCGGTTGTTCCTGTCGGGACGCGGCAAGCGGATGCCGAACGAGATACGCTATGGCGCGATGCTGGAGGTGCCGGCGCTGGCCGAGCAGCTGGACCTGATCCTGCCGCAGGTCGATTTCCTGTCGATCGGCACCAACGACCTGACCCAGTTCCTGTTCGCCGCCGACCGTGCGAACCCCAAGCTGGCGGAACGGTATGACTGGCTGTCGCCCTCCATCCTGCGCTTCCTGCGCCGGGTGGTGGAGCCGGCCCGTGCAGCCGGCGTGCCGGTCGCGGTATGCGGCGAGATGGGCGGACGGCCGCTGGAGGCGATGGCGCTGATCGGGGTCGGCATCGACCGGCTGTCGATCACCCCGGCGGCGGTCGGGCCGGTCAAGGCGATGGTTCGCTCGCTCGACCGCACCGCTATTGCCGCCGAGATGGACCGGCTGCTGGCGCATCCGCCGCGCGACATGCGCGGGGTGCTTGGTGCCTGGGCTGCGACGAACGGCGTGGAATTGGCCTGA